The DNA segment CACTGGAATGACCGCAAAACAGGTTGGCTAACTTCCAAGTACTACATATATGTACGAGTACAGGAGACAAAGATGAAAATTAAAGCAATCAAAAGACATCAGGGAATCGGAACAGAAGTGAAAGACGCGACTTACGTCGAGGCTGCTGGGTGGGGTAAGTATCGGTGGTGGCGGTATGTTCTGGGGCTGATAATCATCCTCTTTGCCTGGATGGTCGTTGCCAACTTCGCCAGTGCGCTCGTCGCGCTTGCGCTCGGCGGCAAAGAGGGTGTCGCGGCTTTCGGTCGGCTAGATTATGCCGCATTCGGTCGGGTAGGGGGCTTTGTCGTGAGCATGGCAGGTTTTCCGGTGTTCCTCGCAGGAATCCTCATCGCCGTCACCCTCATCCACCAGCGTCATCCCCGAACGCTCATCACGGCGCGGGAGCAGATCAGTTGGACTCGCGTCGGTCACGGCTTTGTAGCTGGGTTTGTGCCGTGGGTGCTGCTAGCCGGACTAGGGCAGTACCTCCTCTACCCCGATAGCTTCTCCTTCAACTCCGACCTCAAGACGTTCGCGCTCTTCGTGCCGATCGCGCTGGTCATCACTGCGATCCAGACGACCACTGAGGAGCTTTTCTTTCGCGGGTACATCGTGCAGGGCGCAAGCCTGATCTGGTCGAATCGGGTGTTTCTGGCGATCGTCTCGGCTGTGATCTTCACGCTGCCGCACGCCACTAATCCAGAGTCACAGGAGGGCGGCTGGATCGGGATGTTCCTCGGACTCTTCGTCGGCACGGGTCTGCTGTTTGCGATCGTTTCATTGATCGACGGCACTACCGAGCTTGCGATCGGCGCACATTTCGCTAACAACATCGCGTACTTTCTTTTGTTCAACTGGTCTGGAAGCTTCTTCACTACGCCAGCCCTGTTCAGCGTTAGTGAGTACCATGCAAGATTCTACGACATCACCTCTCTCGTGCTGATTCCCATTTTCCTGGTGATTGTTTTCCGGGTGTTCAAACGCGATGAGGCATCCGAACCCGTTTCCCAAAATCATCTGAAGGGTCGTCGGTAATCTCGTTAATTTAATTACTTACAAGGAACAATCGCCATGTCAACTGATGAGAACAAAGTTATTGCGATTACTGGAGCTAGTAGCGGTATTGGTGAAGCAACTGCTAGATTGCTGGCTCGCCAGGGTTTACGGGTTATGTTAGGGGCGCGGCGTACCGATCGATTGGAAGCGATCGCTGCCGAAATTCGCTCTAAAGGTGGCGAAGCAGAATACCGCACCCTTGATGTCACCAACCTCGAAGATATGCAAGCCTTTGTCGAGTTTGCCCAAGATAAATTTGGTCGCCTTGATGTTGTGGTGAACAATGCGGGCTTGATGCCGCTTTCCAGGCTAGAGGTGCTGAAGATCGATGAATGGAACCGCATGATTGATGTGAACATTCGCGGTGTGCTTCATGGGATTGCTGCTGCACTACCCCTCTTTAAGCAGCAACGATCAGGGCAGTTTGTCAATCTATCCTCGATTGGCGGGCATAACGTCTATCCAACCGCAGCCGTGTACTGCGCCACTAAGTTTGCAGTTTGGGCGATTTCCGAGGGACTGCGGCAAGAATCGACGGACATCCGGGTTACGGTGATTTCGCCTGGAGTGACGGAAACTGAACTTGCCAGCACGATCACGGATGCTGAAGCAGCAGAATGGGTGGAGGGATTTCGTGAGGCAGTGATTCCGGCAGATGCGATCGCGCGTGCGATTGCCTTTGCGATCGAGCAACCCGTAGAGGTAGATGTGAATGAAATCATTGTTCGACCGATTGGACAAATGAGCTAAATTTCGGAAGTCGAGGGAACACCTGGAGAACGTTATGCACCTCGACATATGAGCAGTGTGAATCAGTAAACGCATTCACGTCGTTTTCAACCTGCCCGCAATCCCAGCAATCATAGCTGCTGGCATGAGCTAATAGGACAGAGCATCTGGAGATTAAACCAATGGCAATTCTGAAACAATTTGGAATTTTATTTGTATTGGGCAGTGTGGGAATTGTGATGTTTACGATCACGTCTATTCCTTTAATCGAGCAACAGTTAGCGAAACTGTCTCCAGAAACACTGGGAAAAGTGCCTCCATTATGGATTTTAATGCCTCTGCAAGGACTACAGTATTCAATTCTACTGGCAATCAGCATTCTGATCGGAATTGGCTGTGCCTATCGCGTTGGATTACGCTCACATTTGATTGACTACTGGGTACTTCATACCCCTAAAATTCCATATTCTGTCATTGAGATGAAATGGAGCTTGGGTGTGGGTGCAGCGACAACAATCACTGTCCTGTTGCTTGATCGGTTCATGAAACCTGCTCTACCTGAAGCGCTACAGGCATCCAGTCATACAGAACCGAATTGGCTGAGTTCACTTACAGCAATGCTTTATGGCGGCATCACTGAGGAAATTTTGATGCGATGGGGCTTAATGTCGCTGCTTGTTTGGATCGCGTGGAAATGGCTAAAACAAGGCGTTACGTTGCCAAGTCAAGGGATTTACCAGGGTGCGATCTTTCTAGCCGCTTTGGTATTTGGACTACTACACCTGCCAGCGACTACTGCAATCGTTCCCCTCACTCCAGTTGTGATTATTCGGGCGTTGTTACTGAATGGAATTGCGGGGACTGCGTTTGGCTGGCTCTTTTGGCAATATTCGCTAGAAGCTGCAATGTTAGCCCATATCAGCTTTCATGCTTTTGCTTTTGTTCTTAGCGGTTTACTGGCAAGGTTGGCTTAAGTTTTGGAATAGATATCGTAGGGCTGGCACTGCCCACAAAGCTTTACCGTGAAAGGTTTTAAAAATGGTGGGCGATGCCCACTACTTGAATTGATGCTCAAATTTACAGTTTTCAGGTGGTAAATCAAATGATTCAGTGCAAAGATTTTGCGCCTCGGATTACTGAGCGGGGGCCCTTCGGCGGAGCTTCCGATTACGAATCCTTCTCTGATGTTGTTAGTACTGTAAATCAGTGGATCGAAAGTACAACGATACAGGTAATCAATGTTGAAACCGTTGTTTTACCCGATCGGATTGAAGGCACAAGTGATGATGTCTACGGAGTGACGACTAGTAATGCTTTCCACCCAGTGATGATCAGTCAGGGTCTTGCAATCAATTGCTTTCAATGTGTGCGTGTCTGGTACAGAGAATAAGCTTTACCGGAGAAGAAATAATGAAACGATTTACCTTGTTTACTTTTCTGTACCTCGCGCTGGGAGTCTGTCTGAGTGCGATCGCACTTGGATACCCAAACCTGCCTTCGGGTCTTCAAAGAAGCTTGTTCATCAGTGCAGGAACCTCCTACATTTTTTGTCTTCTCAGCACCTTCCCATTTTGGCGCGAGAGGACGATCCGCTTCTATCGCAGACGGAATTCAGCGGTAATTCTACCCTGGTTGGTGATGGGATTCTATATTGTTTGGATGATCTGGGAGGTTCAGAGTCAGAACTGGACGATGGAAGCCATTTTAGGAGCGTTGTCGCGGCTAATATTTGTCTTAGGGTTTGCAGAAATCATTGTGATTACATGGCAAGTGAATTCTGAACATTAATTTCCACAATCGAGAGCGATAACTATTGCTACCACCGCAATCAGCCGTAATCATTATATGCTGGCTTTTTGGATAAACTTCTTTTCCCATTGAGTACCACCAATGACGAATAGACTCGACTGCAAACTCTGCTGTATCGTGGTCGATGCCAACATTCACCCATCCTTGATTTGAGGTTAAATCATAAATTCCGTAGGGAATTGCTTTGCCCAATTTGGGGTCAACAAAATCATGCATCTTCACCTCAATTGGCCGTGCCTTCTCACACCACTCGGTTCCGGAATTTTTAAAATCTCCAATTAATTCTTTTTTTTTAGTATCCACTGAAATTACGGGTTCGTTCTGGGATTGAAAGTGCAAGACTTGCTTGGAAATATGTAAAAATTGGTCGTCCCTATCTGGATGAGATGAGCCATCACGGGTTTTACGATTTGATTGTAAGCTGTAGCCCAGCGATTCAAGTAAGTTGTAAACACTTTTAGGACTAGTCCTATGTCCGCCAATGTTTAATGCCGCGGCCAGTTTCACTACACTTTTAGAAGTCCATTTTAGAGGCGATTCTGGATCTCCCAGCGTCACTGGTTCAATCAGCGATTCTAAATCTGATAACAGCATCGCGTCTTTTTCTTCCAGTAGTTTACGTCCAGCACCTGACGAACGAATTCGATTACTATCGCCATTCGAGGTTTCTTCCTCTGAAGCTTCTAACAATAACCTTATCCCAGCATGGATTGTAGTCCGGGATAGTCCAGTTGCGAGCGCAACCTGACTGATACCTCCCCACCCCAGGCTTCGGGCTTCGATTGCTGCCCAAACACGCCGTGTTTTCTCGTTCAAATAGGGCTTTAACGAATCATACTTGTCTTGAATGCTTTCTACTACTTGGTTATCAGACATCTAAGCCTTTAATTCGGTTACATTCTGATGATCTAACTATTCGGTAAATCGTTCAAGTTATTTTTACATGATGCCTAAGTGTAACTTATTGTCAATAAGTTTACCACTGAATAGATGATGCCGAGCAACTTAGGCAAGGGCTAAATAAACATTGGTTTAATGCACCCCAGACTGTACACGCCACAAGTTGGTGTAAATCCCATCCAGGGCGATTAAATCTTCGTGTGTACCCTGCTCGACAATTTGACCATGCTCCATGACATATATGCAATGACTGTGGCGTATTGTAGAAAGACGGTGAGCGATCGCAATGGTAGTTCGATTTACGGTAATCTTTTCTAAAGAACGTTGAATAGCTGCTTCCGTCTCATTATCCACCGCAGATGTTGCCTCATCTAAAATCAAAATCGGCGGATTTTTCAAAACTGCTCTAGCGATCGCAATACGTTGGCGTTGTCCCCCAGATAACTTTTGTCCACGTTCCCCAACTATTGTTTCATAACCTTGGGGAAGTCGCATAATAAAATCATGTGCCTCAGCTACTTTTGCAGCATTAATAATGGCTTCATCACTAGCATCAAAAGTACCGTAGGCAATATTTTCTGCCACCGTACCATGAAATAAGAATACATCTTGACTAACTAAGCCAATACTGCGACGTAAATCAGATAAATTTAACTTTTGAATATCAATCCCATCAATGGTAATTGAGCCATGAGAAACATCATAAAATCGTAACAATAATTTCACTAAAGTGCTTTTACCCGAACCTGTAGAACCAACAACCGCAATAGTGTTTCCGGCAGGAATATGTAAAGATAAATCTTTAATAATCACTTCACTGTTTTGATAGGCAAAGGTAACGTTTTTAAAATCAACCTCACCCCGCACATTTTCCACAACTAAAGGTACATCCCCCGTAATAATTTGGATAGGAGTATCTAATAAATCCATTACCCGCCTAGTAGAAGCCATTCCTCTTTGATAATGGTCAAAAGTTTCTCCTAAAAACACCAATGGCCACAGTAATCTTTGTACCAGCACCAGTAAAACGCTGTAATTACCTATAGATATTTTCTGTGAATATGCTGCCATACCTCCCAGAAATAACAAAGCCGTAAACCCTGCTAAAACCAACATTCTAATTAAAGGAATAAAAGCAGCAGAAAGTTTAATTGCTTTGGCGTTACTTTTTCTGTAAGCTTCACTTTCCTCTGCTAGTCTGGCACTTTCATACTTCTCTGCTGTAAAACTTTTAATTGTCGTAATTCCACTAATATTATTAGCAAGCCGCGAGTTGAGAAAACTAACTTTTTCTCTAACATCGGCATAACGGGGTTCTAGCCGTTTTTGATATACCAGTGAACCCCAAAGAATAAAGGGCATAGGTAACATTGCTGCAAGAGTAATGTTAAATGGCAAAATGAAAAACGCACCAACAATCAAAATTATTAAGGAAGTGGTGACTTGGATAACTTCATTTGCTCCCCCATTTAAAAAATCTTCAAGTTGGTTGATATCATCACTGAGAATTGACATCAAACCGCCTGTACTGCTGTCTTCAAAATAAGCCGATTCTAATTTTTGTAAATGATTGTAGGCGTCTAAACGTAAACTATGTTGGATATTTTGAGCCACATTTCGCCAAATTCTGTCATAAGCGTATTGGGAAAGTGATTCAAATATCCAAACAATAACGGTAATTAATGAAAGTAATGCAAATTGCCATACTACTTCTTTAATACCAAATTTAGCAATTGTAGAATCTTGTTGTTGCACTAATATATCTACGGCAATACCCACTAACCAAGGGGGGGCTAAATCTAAAACTGTATTAATAACCGAATAGGTAGACGCTTGGTAAATTTGTCCACGATATTTTTGTCCATAATTGAGTAATCGGCGCAAGGGAGAAAGTTTGTTTGATACATGATGGAATGTTGATGTCATGATCTAAATTAAAATTCAGGGATTTAGGTTTTCTAGTTAGCCATTGCAATTGCAGTTGACCAAAATATATAGATATTACTATTTTTTGATATGCGAATTCTATCCAGAAACGGCAAATTTATATCCCAAAAAGGTAATTTATAGGCCAATACAGTTCAGTTAAGCCTAAAAATATTACTGCTGTAAGTTGGGTTGATGCAAGAAAAACCAACATCATCAATACTTTGTTGGATTAAGCGTAGCGCAACCCAACCTACCTTTTTCCTTAACTGAACCGTATTGATTTATAGGCATTACTAGAGAGGAGTCAACAGGAAGTACCTCAACGGGCAAATCGTGTTATCATAGATTTATTAACAACAATCATGGTTTATTCAGTTGAGTAATACGTTACACTGCGACAAGATACGCGATCGCTCTCTG comes from the Nostoc sp. PCC 7120 = FACHB-418 genome and includes:
- a CDS encoding CPBP family intramembrane glutamic endopeptidase — translated: MKIKAIKRHQGIGTEVKDATYVEAAGWGKYRWWRYVLGLIIILFAWMVVANFASALVALALGGKEGVAAFGRLDYAAFGRVGGFVVSMAGFPVFLAGILIAVTLIHQRHPRTLITAREQISWTRVGHGFVAGFVPWVLLAGLGQYLLYPDSFSFNSDLKTFALFVPIALVITAIQTTTEELFFRGYIVQGASLIWSNRVFLAIVSAVIFTLPHATNPESQEGGWIGMFLGLFVGTGLLFAIVSLIDGTTELAIGAHFANNIAYFLLFNWSGSFFTTPALFSVSEYHARFYDITSLVLIPIFLVIVFRVFKRDEASEPVSQNHLKGRR
- a CDS encoding SDR family oxidoreductase, translating into MSTDENKVIAITGASSGIGEATARLLARQGLRVMLGARRTDRLEAIAAEIRSKGGEAEYRTLDVTNLEDMQAFVEFAQDKFGRLDVVVNNAGLMPLSRLEVLKIDEWNRMIDVNIRGVLHGIAAALPLFKQQRSGQFVNLSSIGGHNVYPTAAVYCATKFAVWAISEGLRQESTDIRVTVISPGVTETELASTITDAEAAEWVEGFREAVIPADAIARAIAFAIEQPVEVDVNEIIVRPIGQMS
- a CDS encoding CPBP family intramembrane glutamic endopeptidase, producing MAILKQFGILFVLGSVGIVMFTITSIPLIEQQLAKLSPETLGKVPPLWILMPLQGLQYSILLAISILIGIGCAYRVGLRSHLIDYWVLHTPKIPYSVIEMKWSLGVGAATTITVLLLDRFMKPALPEALQASSHTEPNWLSSLTAMLYGGITEEILMRWGLMSLLVWIAWKWLKQGVTLPSQGIYQGAIFLAALVFGLLHLPATTAIVPLTPVVIIRALLLNGIAGTAFGWLFWQYSLEAAMLAHISFHAFAFVLSGLLARLA
- a CDS encoding ABC transporter ATP-binding protein, whose amino-acid sequence is MTSTFHHVSNKLSPLRRLLNYGQKYRGQIYQASTYSVINTVLDLAPPWLVGIAVDILVQQQDSTIAKFGIKEVVWQFALLSLITVIVWIFESLSQYAYDRIWRNVAQNIQHSLRLDAYNHLQKLESAYFEDSSTGGLMSILSDDINQLEDFLNGGANEVIQVTTSLIILIVGAFFILPFNITLAAMLPMPFILWGSLVYQKRLEPRYADVREKVSFLNSRLANNISGITTIKSFTAEKYESARLAEESEAYRKSNAKAIKLSAAFIPLIRMLVLAGFTALLFLGGMAAYSQKISIGNYSVLLVLVQRLLWPLVFLGETFDHYQRGMASTRRVMDLLDTPIQIITGDVPLVVENVRGEVDFKNVTFAYQNSEVIIKDLSLHIPAGNTIAVVGSTGSGKSTLVKLLLRFYDVSHGSITIDGIDIQKLNLSDLRRSIGLVSQDVFLFHGTVAENIAYGTFDASDEAIINAAKVAEAHDFIMRLPQGYETIVGERGQKLSGGQRQRIAIARAVLKNPPILILDEATSAVDNETEAAIQRSLEKITVNRTTIAIAHRLSTIRHSHCIYVMEHGQIVEQGTHEDLIALDGIYTNLWRVQSGVH